A genome region from Pseudomonas anguilliseptica includes the following:
- the truD gene encoding tRNA pseudouridine(13) synthase TruD, which yields MNELELLGPRAYGEPCGTAVLKAVAEDFQVDEVLDIPLAGEGEHLWLWVEKRELNTEEAAKRIARAAGVPLKLISYAGLKDRQALTRQWFSLHLPGKVDPDLSAAEDASLRILKQVRHSRKLQRGAHAANGFTLRLTQLAADRDALDQRLKQIAAQGIPNYYGLQRFGFEGGNVAHARHFAANKSLPEKRNVRSRVLSAARSYLFNQVLAERVAAGTWNQALLGDLLAFTDSRSFFAAGEAECNDPRLAILDLHPTGPLWGAGVSGAAGVAQALEQQVGVRESALVDWLAEADMTHERRILRLPIGGLSWHYPEPDILQLEFVLPAGCFATVLVRELVDLLPAGQTDNPCVF from the coding sequence ATGAACGAACTCGAATTGCTGGGGCCGCGCGCCTATGGCGAGCCTTGTGGTACTGCGGTGCTCAAGGCCGTGGCGGAGGACTTTCAGGTCGATGAAGTGCTGGATATTCCCCTGGCGGGCGAGGGTGAGCACCTCTGGCTGTGGGTGGAAAAGCGCGAGCTGAATACCGAGGAAGCGGCCAAGCGTATTGCCCGCGCGGCCGGCGTGCCGTTGAAGTTGATCAGCTACGCTGGCCTCAAGGATCGTCAGGCCCTGACCCGTCAGTGGTTCAGCCTGCACCTGCCAGGCAAGGTCGATCCCGACCTGAGTGCCGCCGAAGATGCCAGCCTGCGCATCCTCAAGCAGGTGCGACATAGCCGCAAACTGCAGCGCGGCGCCCATGCAGCCAACGGCTTTACCCTGCGCCTGACCCAACTGGCTGCGGATCGCGACGCGTTGGATCAGCGCCTCAAACAGATCGCCGCCCAGGGCATTCCCAACTATTACGGCTTGCAGCGTTTCGGCTTCGAGGGCGGCAATGTCGCCCATGCCCGGCACTTTGCGGCAAACAAGAGCCTGCCGGAGAAACGCAATGTGCGTTCGCGGGTGCTTTCGGCGGCGCGCAGTTACCTGTTCAATCAGGTGCTGGCTGAGCGGGTCGCCGCCGGCACCTGGAATCAGGCGTTGCTCGGTGATCTGCTGGCCTTTACCGACAGTCGCAGCTTCTTTGCGGCCGGCGAGGCGGAGTGCAACGATCCGCGCCTGGCGATTCTCGATCTGCACCCAACGGGCCCGCTGTGGGGTGCAGGCGTCTCTGGCGCTGCGGGTGTCGCGCAAGCGCTGGAGCAGCAGGTTGGCGTGCGCGAAAGTGCCTTGGTCGATTGGTTGGCAGAAGCAGACATGACGCACGAACGGCGTATCCTGCGCCTCCCCATTGGCGGCCTGTCGTGGCATTATCCGGAACCTGACATTCTGCAACTGGAATTCGTCCTGCCGGCTGGATGCTTTGCCACCGTCTTGGTGCGTGAGCTCGTCGATCTGTTGCCTGCAGGGCAGACGGACAACCCATGCGTATTCTGA
- a CDS encoding S-(hydroxymethyl)glutathione dehydrogenase/class III alcohol dehydrogenase has translation MIKSRAAVAFAPNQPLQIVEVDVAPPKAGEVLVRIVATGVCHTDAYTLSGEDSEGVFPAILGHEGGGIVEAIGEGVTSVQVGDHVIPLYTAECRACKFCKSGKTNLCSSVRATQGKGLMPDGTSRFSYNGEPIYHYMGCSTFSEYTVLPEISLAVIPKEAPLEKVCLLGCGVTTGIGAVLNTAKVEEGATVAIFGLGGIGLAAIIGAKMAKASRIIAIDINPAKFEVARELGATDFVNPKDFAKPIQEVIVEMTDGGVDYSFECVGNVQLMRAALECAHKGWGESVIIGVAGAGQEISTRPFQLVTGRVWRGSAFGGVKGRTELPSYVEKAQKGEIPLDTFITHNMPLDDINKAFDLMHEGKSIRTVIHF, from the coding sequence ATGATCAAGTCCCGTGCTGCCGTAGCCTTTGCCCCCAATCAGCCGCTGCAAATCGTCGAAGTCGACGTGGCGCCGCCCAAGGCCGGGGAAGTGCTGGTGCGTATTGTCGCCACCGGCGTGTGCCACACCGATGCCTACACCCTGTCGGGGGAGGATTCCGAAGGGGTGTTCCCGGCGATTCTCGGCCATGAAGGCGGCGGCATCGTCGAGGCCATTGGCGAGGGCGTGACCTCGGTGCAAGTCGGCGACCACGTGATTCCGCTGTACACCGCCGAATGCCGCGCCTGTAAGTTCTGCAAATCCGGCAAGACCAATCTGTGCAGCTCGGTACGTGCCACTCAGGGCAAGGGCCTGATGCCGGACGGCACCAGCCGCTTCAGCTATAACGGTGAGCCGATCTACCACTACATGGGCTGCTCGACCTTCTCCGAATACACCGTGCTGCCGGAAATCTCCCTGGCGGTGATCCCCAAGGAGGCTCCGCTGGAGAAGGTTTGCCTGCTCGGTTGTGGCGTGACCACCGGCATCGGCGCCGTGCTCAACACTGCCAAGGTGGAAGAGGGCGCCACCGTGGCGATCTTCGGCCTCGGCGGTATCGGCCTGGCGGCGATCATCGGTGCGAAGATGGCCAAGGCCTCGCGCATCATCGCTATCGATATCAACCCGGCCAAGTTCGAGGTGGCCCGTGAACTGGGCGCGACCGATTTCGTTAACCCCAAGGATTTCGCCAAGCCGATTCAGGAGGTCATCGTCGAGATGACCGACGGCGGTGTCGATTACTCCTTCGAGTGCGTGGGTAATGTGCAGCTGATGCGCGCCGCCCTGGAGTGCGCGCACAAGGGCTGGGGCGAGTCGGTGATTATCGGCGTGGCCGGTGCCGGTCAGGAAATCAGCACCCGCCCGTTCCAGTTGGTGACCGGTCGCGTCTGGCGCGGTTCGGCCTTCGGCGGCGTCAAGGGCCGTACCGAGCTGCCGAGCTATGTGGAAAAGGCGCAGAAGGGCGAAATTCCACTGGACACCTTTATCACCCACAACATGCCGCTGGATGACATCAACAAGGCCTTCGATCTGATGCATGAAGGCAAGAGCATCCGCACCGTTATCCACTTCTGA
- the ispF gene encoding 2-C-methyl-D-erythritol 2,4-cyclodiphosphate synthase, whose product MRIGHGYDVHRFGEGSFITLGGVQISHKFGLLAHSDGDVLLHALSDALLGAAALGDIGKHFPDTDPTFKGADSRVLLRHVLGLVHAKGWQVGNVDATIVAQAPKMAPHIDTMRARIAEDLQVSLDQVNVKATTTEKLGFTGREEGIAVHAVALLVAR is encoded by the coding sequence ATGCGTATTGGCCACGGCTACGATGTGCACCGCTTCGGTGAGGGCTCCTTTATCACTCTGGGCGGCGTGCAGATTTCCCATAAATTCGGCCTGCTGGCCCATTCCGATGGTGACGTGCTGCTGCATGCCCTGAGCGATGCCCTGCTCGGCGCTGCGGCGCTGGGTGATATCGGCAAACACTTCCCCGATACCGATCCGACCTTCAAGGGCGCTGACAGCCGCGTGCTGCTGCGCCATGTGCTCGGTCTGGTGCATGCCAAGGGCTGGCAAGTCGGTAATGTCGACGCCACCATCGTTGCTCAGGCGCCAAAAATGGCGCCGCATATCGACACCATGCGCGCGCGGATTGCCGAAGACCTGCAGGTGAGCCTGGATCAGGTTAACGTCAAGGCCACCACTACCGAGAAGCTCGGCTTTACCGGCCGCGAAGAAGGCATTGCGGTGCATGCCGTCGCGCTGTTGGTCGCCCGATGA
- the fghA gene encoding S-formylglutathione hydrolase — MTLENISCQKSAGGWHKRYRHRSTVLGCDMVFAVYLPPQAEQGGKLPVLYWLSGLTCTDENFMQKAGAHKLAAELGMIIVAPDTSPRGADVPDDPDKAWDFGLGAGFYLNATQEPWARHYRMYDYVVQELPALIEANFPVSDKRGISGHSMGGHGALVCALRNPGRYQSLSAFAPISNPSNCPWGEKAFSRYLGDERPRWREWDACALLAEATEKLPILVDQGDRDDFLENQLKPDALKAAAQAAGHPLTLRLQPGYDHSYYFIASFIDDHLRHHAKALLS; from the coding sequence ATGACCTTGGAAAATATTTCCTGCCAGAAGAGCGCCGGCGGCTGGCACAAGCGTTATCGCCACCGTTCGACGGTGCTGGGCTGTGACATGGTGTTTGCCGTGTACCTGCCGCCGCAGGCCGAGCAGGGCGGCAAACTGCCGGTACTGTATTGGCTGAGCGGGCTGACCTGCACCGATGAGAACTTTATGCAGAAGGCTGGGGCACACAAGCTAGCGGCCGAGCTGGGGATGATCATTGTCGCGCCGGATACCAGCCCGCGCGGTGCCGATGTGCCGGATGATCCGGACAAGGCCTGGGACTTCGGTCTGGGTGCGGGTTTCTACCTGAACGCCACTCAGGAACCCTGGGCGCGGCATTACCGCATGTACGATTACGTGGTGCAGGAACTGCCGGCGCTGATCGAGGCGAACTTCCCGGTATCCGACAAGCGCGGTATCAGCGGTCACTCCATGGGCGGGCATGGCGCGCTAGTCTGTGCGCTGCGTAATCCGGGGCGCTATCAGTCGCTGTCGGCCTTTGCGCCTATCAGCAACCCGAGCAATTGCCCCTGGGGCGAAAAGGCGTTCTCGCGCTACCTGGGCGACGAGCGCCCGCGCTGGCGCGAATGGGATGCCTGCGCCTTGCTCGCCGAGGCAACAGAAAAGCTGCCGATTCTGGTCGATCAGGGTGATCGTGATGACTTCCTGGAAAACCAGCTCAAGCCGGATGCGCTCAAGGCAGCGGCGCAGGCCGCAGGTCATCCACTGACCTTGCGTCTGCAGCCGGGCTATGACCACAGCTACTACTTTATCGCCAGCTTTATCGATGACCACCTGCGTCATCACGCCAAGGCGTTGTTGAGCTGA
- the surE gene encoding 5'/3'-nucleotidase SurE, protein MRILISNDDGVAAPGLAALHAALADYAECTVIAPDQDKSGASSSLTLDRPLHPTTLPNGYISLNGTPTDCVHLGLNGLLPQVADLVVSGINLGANLGDDVLYSGTVAAALEGRFLARPAFAFSLLSRLPDNLPTAAYFARKLVEAHEQLDLPPRTVLNVNIPNLPLEHIRGIQLTRLGHRARAAAPVKVVNPRGKEGYWISVAGDAEDGGPGTDFHAVMQGYVSVTPLQLDRTFADGFNSLQPWLEGLL, encoded by the coding sequence ATGCGTATTCTGATTTCCAATGATGACGGCGTTGCTGCGCCAGGCCTGGCGGCGCTGCATGCGGCGCTGGCCGACTATGCCGAGTGCACGGTGATTGCCCCCGATCAGGACAAGAGCGGTGCGAGCAGCTCGCTGACCCTTGATCGTCCGCTGCACCCGACCACGCTGCCCAATGGCTATATCAGCCTTAACGGTACGCCGACCGATTGCGTGCACCTGGGCCTCAACGGCCTGCTGCCACAGGTAGCGGATCTGGTGGTGTCCGGTATCAACCTGGGTGCCAACCTGGGTGATGACGTGCTGTATTCCGGCACCGTGGCGGCGGCCTTGGAAGGGCGCTTTCTGGCGCGTCCGGCGTTTGCTTTCTCCTTGCTTTCGCGCCTGCCGGACAATCTGCCAACCGCGGCCTATTTCGCCCGCAAGCTGGTCGAGGCGCATGAGCAGCTCGATCTGCCACCGCGCACCGTACTCAATGTGAATATCCCCAATCTGCCGCTGGAGCATATCCGTGGCATCCAGCTTACCCGCCTGGGCCACCGCGCCCGTGCTGCGGCGCCGGTCAAAGTAGTTAATCCGCGCGGCAAAGAGGGTTACTGGATCTCGGTGGCCGGTGATGCCGAAGACGGCGGTCCCGGTACGGATTTCCATGCGGTAATGCAGGGCTATGTCTCGGTCA